The following proteins are co-located in the Armatimonadota bacterium genome:
- a CDS encoding dipeptide epimerase, which yields MQVRFRTLRLTKKYPLVISRGTSTGSNNLFVEVEDAAGHVGLGECAPGTGFDDSLAPIAQEQLTELANSGLTNMSIHQIWNRGFEMKVNPSALAAFDMALWDLLGKKCGMPLYRIFGLSSKSVPTSVTIGINPIEIIKERVPEILARTGGKFLKIKMGSPDGIHRDQENYLACLEVAKKFNVGFRVDANGGWNVEDAKTMMRWLADRGCDYVEQPLAKGNEDGLPHLFAGRPLPIYADESCHFATDVPKLAGCVDGVNLKLMKCGGLTEALRIVAAARANGLGTMIGCMGECSCAISAGAAIGELFDHIDLDSQLNLESDPCDGAQMVGGVVVPPESPGHGAWYAPDAR from the coding sequence ATGCAAGTTCGATTTCGCACACTCCGGCTTACCAAAAAGTATCCATTGGTCATCAGTCGGGGCACGAGCACGGGTTCAAACAACCTGTTCGTCGAAGTCGAAGATGCTGCTGGACATGTTGGCCTAGGAGAATGTGCGCCCGGTACAGGGTTTGATGATAGCCTTGCGCCAATCGCGCAAGAACAACTGACCGAACTTGCGAATTCCGGGCTCACGAACATGAGCATCCACCAGATCTGGAACCGAGGATTCGAGATGAAGGTGAATCCTTCAGCGCTTGCCGCCTTCGACATGGCGCTGTGGGACTTGTTGGGCAAAAAGTGCGGGATGCCTCTCTACCGAATCTTTGGACTCTCCTCTAAGTCCGTGCCGACCAGCGTGACCATCGGAATCAATCCAATCGAGATCATCAAGGAACGCGTTCCAGAAATTCTGGCGAGAACCGGCGGCAAGTTCCTCAAGATCAAAATGGGTAGCCCAGATGGAATTCACCGAGATCAAGAAAACTATCTCGCTTGCCTTGAAGTCGCTAAGAAGTTCAACGTAGGATTCCGGGTCGACGCAAATGGAGGCTGGAACGTCGAGGATGCCAAAACCATGATGCGCTGGCTCGCCGACCGAGGCTGTGACTATGTCGAACAGCCCCTAGCTAAGGGGAACGAAGACGGCTTACCACACCTCTTTGCAGGCCGCCCATTACCGATCTATGCCGATGAAAGTTGTCACTTCGCGACCGATGTCCCGAAGCTGGCGGGCTGCGTGGATGGCGTCAACCTAAAACTGATGAAGTGCGGCGGGCTCACCGAAGCGCTTCGAATCGTGGCTGCCGCAAGGGCAAACGGCCTCGGCACGATGATCGGATGTATGGGCGAGTGTAGTTGCGCGATCAGCGCCGGCGCAGCCATCGGTGAGCTTTTCGACCATATCGACCTGGATTCGCAGCTAAATCTCGAATCCGATCCTTGCGACGGAGCACAGATGGTCGGAGGGGTTGTCGTCCCGCCGGAGAGCCCTGGACACGGAGCTTGGTACGCCCCAGATGCTCGCTAA
- a CDS encoding DUF1611 domain-containing protein, with product MTGALDKPYGKMGFGMLRYSQQEIICAIDPDYAGKTTEEVTKIPRHCPVVATVDEAAALGADVLVVGIAPPGGQIPPEYVAEIDRAWNLGLSIVNGLHQVLGPTYNAPKRDGQYVWDVRVEPPGLTTSTGAASTLKAKRVLTVGSDMAVGKMTSGLELQKAALKMGLNCAFVATGQIGICITGSGVPLDGIRVDFACGAIERECLKYADADLIVIEGQGSLVHPSSTSPLPLLRGSMPTHLLFCHRAGQEGLLRFPEIRIPPIKQLTALFEDLGSCCGTYSRPRTAGVALNCGHLSEEEGVEAVARFATETGFLTLDPVRMDMSPMVKRIMGGV from the coding sequence ATGACCGGCGCGCTGGATAAGCCGTACGGAAAAATGGGATTTGGGATGCTCCGGTATTCCCAACAAGAGATCATCTGCGCGATCGACCCAGATTACGCAGGAAAGACCACCGAAGAAGTCACCAAGATCCCGAGGCACTGCCCAGTCGTCGCCACTGTGGATGAAGCAGCCGCGCTCGGTGCCGATGTGCTGGTGGTTGGCATCGCACCTCCTGGAGGGCAGATTCCTCCCGAATATGTCGCAGAAATTGACCGAGCCTGGAACCTCGGCTTGAGTATCGTCAACGGACTCCACCAAGTTCTCGGCCCGACTTACAATGCGCCAAAACGCGATGGGCAGTATGTGTGGGATGTTCGCGTCGAACCGCCAGGATTGACTACTTCAACCGGCGCCGCCTCAACACTTAAAGCAAAGCGAGTCCTGACCGTGGGGTCGGACATGGCGGTTGGCAAGATGACGAGCGGACTCGAACTCCAAAAAGCCGCTCTCAAAATGGGCCTCAATTGCGCATTCGTGGCAACCGGACAAATCGGGATTTGCATCACGGGCAGTGGAGTGCCGCTCGATGGGATTCGGGTTGACTTTGCCTGCGGGGCGATTGAACGCGAATGCCTCAAGTACGCCGATGCCGACTTGATCGTCATTGAAGGGCAAGGGTCGCTCGTCCACCCTTCCAGCACCTCGCCGCTGCCACTCCTGCGAGGCTCCATGCCGACGCATTTGCTCTTTTGCCACCGAGCTGGACAGGAGGGCCTTCTCCGGTTTCCCGAGATTAGAATCCCGCCCATCAAGCAACTCACGGCGCTATTCGAAGATTTAGGAAGCTGCTGTGGAACGTACTCAAGACCAAGAACCGCTGGTGTCGCGCTGAATTGTGGGCACTTGAGCGAAGAAGAAGGCGTCGAGGCTGTTGCCAGATTCGCCACCGAAACTGGATTTTTGACCCTAGATCCGGTCCGGATGGACATGTCACCAATGGTAAAGCGAATCATGGGGGGCGTGTAG
- a CDS encoding bifunctional riboflavin kinase/FAD synthetase, with the protein MLVHFGIENIRADWKSSTVVVGTFDGVHLGHRALIQKTIQEATEREQPSVIVTFDRHPATILSPDHVPLQIGTLEQNVIQMRQAGASVCVILPFDAGLSRTTAHEFFDEILVGSLRANQVVVGHDFGFGMNREGNADWLRSRVDTVEFPPFAVNGQRVSSSLIRCMVDAGQVEEVQQYLGRPFSIAGVVVSGHKRGRALGFPTLNIARSTQGLLPADGVYAGVCRVKTVPYKAAISIGTNETFGEGPRTIEAYLLDYPGTEIYGCPVELGFIEKIRGQQRFESVQELIDQMNHDVQQASTIALG; encoded by the coding sequence TTGCTAGTCCATTTCGGGATCGAGAATATTCGGGCCGATTGGAAGTCTTCCACGGTTGTCGTCGGAACGTTTGACGGCGTGCATCTGGGGCACCGCGCTCTCATCCAGAAAACCATCCAGGAAGCGACCGAGCGCGAACAACCTTCGGTCATCGTCACCTTCGACCGGCATCCCGCAACGATTCTCTCGCCGGATCATGTTCCTCTACAAATCGGCACGTTGGAGCAGAATGTCATCCAGATGCGCCAGGCCGGGGCTTCGGTTTGTGTGATCTTGCCGTTTGACGCCGGGCTGAGCCGCACCACCGCACACGAGTTCTTCGATGAAATTCTGGTCGGAAGTCTGCGAGCGAACCAAGTGGTCGTTGGACACGACTTTGGTTTTGGAATGAACCGCGAGGGCAATGCCGACTGGCTTCGATCACGAGTGGATACCGTCGAATTTCCACCATTCGCAGTGAATGGGCAACGGGTGAGCAGTTCACTCATTCGGTGTATGGTCGACGCGGGTCAGGTCGAAGAAGTGCAGCAATACCTAGGGCGACCGTTTAGCATCGCAGGAGTGGTGGTGAGCGGCCACAAACGGGGCAGAGCGCTCGGATTTCCTACTCTAAACATTGCCAGGAGCACACAGGGCTTGCTACCGGCAGACGGAGTCTATGCGGGTGTGTGCCGAGTTAAGACCGTGCCCTACAAGGCGGCAATCAGCATCGGCACCAACGAGACTTTTGGGGAAGGGCCAAGAACAATCGAAGCCTATCTGCTCGATTACCCAGGCACGGAAATCTATGGCTGCCCTGTGGAACTCGGGTTTATTGAGAAGATTCGTGGTCAACAACGATTCGAATCGGTGCAAGAACTCATTGATCAGATGAACCACGATGTCCAGCAAGCCTCTACCATCGCGTTGGGTTGA
- the purS gene encoding phosphoribosylformylglycinamidine synthase subunit PurS, with protein sequence MVTVRVHIMLKPSLLDSAGRTVADALNKLSFEEVNEVRIGKVIELKMDSVDEARIKAMCDQLLANPVIEDYRFEVVH encoded by the coding sequence ATGGTCACCGTCCGCGTCCACATCATGCTGAAGCCGTCGTTGCTCGATTCTGCTGGGCGAACAGTCGCTGATGCACTCAACAAACTATCCTTCGAGGAGGTCAATGAGGTACGAATCGGCAAGGTGATCGAGCTGAAAATGGACTCCGTGGACGAAGCCAGAATCAAGGCGATGTGCGATCAGTTGCTGGCCAATCCAGTGATCGAGGATTACCGCTTCGAGGTCGTGCATTGA
- the purQ gene encoding phosphoribosylformylglycinamidine synthase subunit PurQ, with protein MKVAVIRFPGSNCDQDAFHSLRNDLGIQAEYVWHDYHDLNGFEAVFLPGGFSYGDYLRCGAMAAHSPIMDEVRAMAQRGNPIIGACNGFQILAESGLLPGALLRNKGHKFICQDVYLTRDKAKSIWLDGVDRTLMIPIAHGEGRFFCDADTLKSIEDNNQVAFRYTGPNGELGDQWNPNGSLDSIAGVVNKAGNVLGLMPHPERATSANLGKQDGLEILRALKQVLA; from the coding sequence TTGAAGGTCGCGGTAATCCGGTTTCCGGGCAGCAATTGCGACCAAGACGCATTTCATTCGCTCAGGAATGACCTCGGAATCCAGGCGGAGTATGTGTGGCACGATTACCACGATCTCAACGGATTTGAAGCCGTTTTCCTCCCTGGCGGTTTCAGCTATGGTGACTATCTGCGCTGCGGAGCGATGGCCGCCCATTCGCCGATCATGGACGAAGTGCGCGCTATGGCACAGCGCGGAAATCCCATCATCGGAGCATGCAACGGTTTCCAAATCCTGGCCGAGTCCGGGCTCTTGCCGGGAGCGCTCCTTCGAAACAAGGGCCACAAGTTCATCTGTCAAGACGTGTATCTCACGCGGGATAAAGCAAAGAGCATCTGGCTAGACGGCGTGGACCGAACCCTGATGATCCCGATTGCGCACGGAGAAGGAAGATTCTTCTGTGACGCAGACACCCTGAAGTCGATTGAAGACAACAACCAAGTCGCTTTCCGGTACACAGGGCCGAATGGCGAACTTGGCGACCAATGGAACCCGAATGGTTCGCTGGACTCAATTGCGGGAGTGGTGAACAAGGCTGGAAACGTGCTGGGATTGATGCCCCATCCTGAGCGCGCGACCTCTGCGAACCTCGGAAAGCAGGACGGCCTAGAAATTCTACGAGCCTTAAAACAAGTTTTGGCCTAA
- a CDS encoding C40 family peptidase, giving the protein MPKLVNFAKSPALIAGTILFALAGLSSSAQAQQKVLGRLGQSTSATNIYSSPSSRSRVYYKVKAYEYLIVRTGTGSYTRVVMENGKYGYISTSKVATLPYNVISGKTQPARGTATSRSAGSTSRSSVLNYAVEYIGTPYKWGGNDLERGIDCSGFVQQLFGKIGVDLPRTAAEQALVGKPITRLEDLQAGDRLYFWDKKRGKIGHTGIYMGNYFFIHSSTNNKGVATDDLRNPHWRAMLVAARR; this is encoded by the coding sequence ATGCCGAAGTTGGTAAATTTCGCTAAGTCTCCTGCATTAATCGCTGGCACAATCCTATTTGCATTGGCCGGCTTATCATCGTCCGCACAGGCACAACAAAAGGTGCTCGGACGGCTGGGGCAATCGACATCAGCGACCAACATCTACTCCAGTCCTAGCTCACGCTCGAGGGTCTATTACAAGGTCAAGGCTTACGAATATCTGATCGTGCGCACTGGCACCGGGTCCTACACTCGCGTTGTGATGGAGAACGGTAAGTACGGCTACATTTCAACTTCAAAAGTCGCGACGTTGCCCTACAACGTGATTTCGGGCAAAACCCAACCTGCGCGTGGCACCGCCACTTCAAGGTCTGCCGGATCTACGAGCCGATCTTCGGTGCTGAACTACGCGGTGGAGTACATCGGCACGCCGTACAAGTGGGGCGGAAATGACCTCGAACGCGGCATCGACTGCTCCGGATTCGTGCAACAGCTTTTTGGCAAGATCGGAGTTGATCTGCCTCGAACAGCCGCAGAGCAAGCCCTGGTCGGCAAACCGATCACTCGCCTTGAGGATCTCCAAGCCGGAGATCGACTCTACTTCTGGGACAAGAAGCGCGGCAAAATCGGCCACACCGGAATCTACATGGGGAACTATTTCTTCATTCATTCCAGCACGAACAATAAGGGCGTGGCTACGGATGATCTTCGAAATCCGCACTGGCGAGCGATGCTGGTTGCGGCGCGACGCTAA
- the csrA gene encoding carbon storage regulator CsrA translates to MLVLTRKVNQSIIIGDDVEVVVLEVRGEQVRIGIKAPKSVAVHRQEVYQQIKDENVAASEISTEDVPD, encoded by the coding sequence ATGCTTGTTTTAACAAGAAAAGTCAATCAGAGCATTATCATCGGAGATGACGTCGAAGTAGTCGTCTTGGAAGTGCGAGGAGAGCAGGTGCGTATCGGCATCAAGGCTCCTAAGTCTGTGGCTGTACACCGACAAGAGGTTTATCAACAAATTAAAGACGAGAACGTCGCCGCAAGTGAGATCAGTACTGAAGACGTTCCTGACTAA
- a CDS encoding flagellar assembly protein FliW: MTELTTPRFGTIEFNADDLVTFADGLIGFPETKKFLILQHKEGSPFRWLQSVEEPNLAFLIVDPLTYCADYSPQVNATSVASLELLEETPHLVYTIVTIPKGKPSDMTLNLAGPLVINAVNRKAMQVVLDDPKWPLKYAVQRAPAQDSIAA, translated from the coding sequence ATGACTGAACTAACTACGCCGCGATTCGGCACTATTGAATTCAACGCTGACGATCTTGTCACGTTTGCCGACGGACTGATTGGTTTTCCAGAGACCAAGAAGTTCTTGATTCTCCAACACAAAGAAGGAAGTCCGTTTCGTTGGCTTCAATCGGTTGAAGAGCCAAATTTGGCATTTTTGATCGTCGATCCGCTGACGTATTGTGCGGATTATTCTCCTCAGGTGAACGCAACTTCGGTCGCCTCACTCGAATTGTTGGAGGAAACGCCACATCTCGTCTATACTATAGTGACCATTCCGAAGGGTAAGCCATCCGATATGACATTGAACTTGGCCGGTCCGCTGGTGATTAACGCCGTGAACCGAAAGGCAATGCAAGTCGTTTTGGACGATCCGAAGTGGCCACTGAAGTATGCGGTGCAACGGGCGCCAGCACAGGACAGTATAGCCGCATAG
- the flgL gene encoding flagellar hook-associated protein FlgL: MRISTSQIYENSQRTVQGNYAEYMRWQSRVASGKKVEKLSDEPGQATTLLRLRSLKSHIEQYSKNLTVANDYLKNSERVLTEVSELAQKGYQLAIQGATSTMDQNSRQAIAGQVAQMQDRLLAIANEKGNSGQFLFAGQKTETQPFTVASNALVYNGDTNKVLVETAPGKTLQVNTAASQTVVNLYAQLESLKSNLTGGHIGNLSGIDVPALESLRQEVTQARSEAGNRLYVVTNQKADNDRRSDDLMEGISGIEDVDLAEAVSELKRAETAYQASLQVAAGTLQLSLLDYLR; the protein is encoded by the coding sequence ATGCGCATTTCGACTAGCCAAATCTACGAAAACTCGCAACGCACAGTGCAAGGCAACTATGCCGAGTACATGCGGTGGCAGAGTCGCGTGGCTTCTGGAAAGAAGGTTGAGAAGCTCAGTGACGAACCGGGCCAAGCAACGACTCTATTGCGATTGCGCTCGCTGAAATCGCACATCGAACAGTACAGCAAGAACCTGACAGTGGCGAATGACTACCTGAAGAATTCTGAACGTGTATTAACTGAAGTGAGCGAATTGGCCCAGAAGGGGTACCAACTGGCGATTCAAGGCGCGACCTCGACAATGGATCAGAATTCGAGGCAAGCGATTGCTGGACAGGTTGCCCAGATGCAAGATCGGCTGCTGGCGATCGCCAACGAAAAGGGGAACAGCGGCCAATTTCTCTTTGCCGGTCAGAAGACGGAAACCCAGCCATTCACCGTTGCAAGCAACGCGCTGGTCTATAACGGCGATACGAATAAAGTTTTGGTGGAGACCGCACCAGGCAAAACGCTGCAGGTGAACACTGCAGCCAGCCAAACCGTGGTCAACTTGTACGCTCAACTTGAGTCCCTAAAGTCCAACTTGACTGGAGGTCACATTGGAAATCTTAGTGGAATCGATGTTCCTGCTCTCGAATCTTTGAGGCAGGAAGTCACTCAGGCCCGCTCGGAGGCGGGTAACCGACTCTATGTGGTCACCAATCAGAAAGCTGATAATGACCGCAGGTCAGACGATCTCATGGAAGGGATCTCGGGAATCGAAGACGTGGATCTTGCTGAAGCTGTTTCGGAGCTTAAACGTGCCGAAACCGCCTATCAAGCCTCGTTACAGGTTGCCGCAGGCACACTGCAGCTAAGTCTGCTTGATTACCTTCGATGA
- the flgK gene encoding flagellar hook-associated protein FlgK, whose translation MPGAFHGLGIATSALRAFQRAIEVTGNNISNANTKGYSRQRIELQSSTPLDFFSTRYSELGTGVSVQSINRAREMFLEARMQSSLGNSGRYSAYADGLRQVEAVYNEPGDSGIANALDQMFNAWSAVASNPSDSASRQQLVNAASLLTSRVRDTYKNLSTLEDQVHQTVTANVESVNNIGARLAQLNGEIRAASVAGGSPNSLLDERDGLVRDLSKLIGVSTTIGSDGTMAVYAGNYPLVLGSDVNNIPNTFDAGSQTFTANGVSFVVRGGEIMGNLSTLQRLASAKSELDTLANTMKTQFNALHSTGTNLLGNTGVNFFKDTVSPTPQTGAIDFEVDAAILANPRAIAAGTSGAAGDGTLALQLSQMKETKFAALGNQTIQGFYGSHVSGISKDITFFSAQLDTASAIVNQIDAQQESISGVNIDDEMTDLLRYQRSYQAAAKVLTIMDQVTEDLINMVRR comes from the coding sequence ATGCCCGGCGCCTTTCACGGATTAGGAATTGCAACCTCTGCATTGCGAGCTTTTCAGCGCGCGATTGAGGTCACTGGTAACAACATCTCGAACGCGAACACCAAAGGGTATTCGCGTCAGCGGATCGAGTTGCAATCCTCGACTCCTCTCGACTTCTTTAGCACGCGATATTCTGAGCTGGGGACTGGTGTCTCTGTCCAGTCAATCAATCGCGCTCGAGAGATGTTCTTGGAGGCCAGGATGCAATCGTCCCTGGGCAACAGCGGTCGGTACAGTGCCTACGCAGATGGCTTGAGGCAAGTTGAAGCGGTGTATAACGAGCCGGGAGATTCCGGGATCGCGAACGCTTTGGATCAGATGTTCAACGCTTGGTCTGCGGTGGCGAGTAACCCGAGTGATTCGGCTTCTCGGCAACAGCTCGTGAATGCCGCATCATTGCTCACTTCTCGTGTCCGCGACACCTACAAGAATCTGAGCACGCTCGAAGATCAAGTGCATCAGACGGTGACCGCGAATGTCGAATCGGTGAACAACATTGGTGCACGGCTCGCGCAACTCAACGGCGAAATCCGCGCCGCATCGGTCGCTGGTGGATCGCCAAACAGTCTTCTCGACGAGCGTGACGGCTTGGTGCGAGACCTCAGCAAGCTGATCGGAGTCTCGACAACGATCGGTAGCGATGGAACGATGGCTGTTTATGCGGGCAACTATCCTCTCGTTTTGGGAAGTGACGTCAACAATATTCCGAACACCTTTGATGCCGGCTCTCAAACTTTTACGGCGAACGGAGTGTCGTTTGTAGTTCGTGGTGGGGAGATCATGGGCAATCTGTCCACTTTGCAACGACTCGCATCGGCAAAGAGCGAACTAGACACTTTGGCCAACACGATGAAGACGCAATTCAATGCGCTTCACTCCACCGGAACAAACCTTCTCGGGAATACGGGCGTGAACTTCTTCAAGGACACGGTGAGCCCAACGCCACAAACTGGCGCCATCGACTTTGAAGTCGATGCGGCCATCTTGGCAAACCCTCGCGCGATTGCAGCAGGAACCAGCGGAGCAGCTGGTGATGGCACTTTGGCATTGCAGCTGTCGCAGATGAAGGAGACCAAGTTCGCCGCCTTGGGCAACCAGACCATCCAAGGATTTTATGGGTCACACGTCAGCGGCATCAGCAAGGACATCACCTTTTTCAGTGCACAACTCGACACGGCTTCGGCGATTGTCAATCAGATCGACGCCCAGCAAGAGTCGATCAGCGGCGTGAACATTGACGATGAAATGACAGACCTCTTGCGCTACCAAAGGAGTTATCAAGCGGCAGCAAAGGTCCTAACGATCATGGACCAAGTAACCGAAGATTTAATTAATATGGTCCGCCGGTAA
- the flgN gene encoding flagellar export chaperone FlgN translates to MKSRDLQRIWWDWLSTAERINRTLAEQTAALTLREVGRIESIQEDITSQSLVLNEIDKKAVAATQELAGELGVMPGLRSIVEALSPAEARQVESLAKRVEIVGENLKERLDRNRKLIESELTYVGGTLALIAKVAQEQQTPFAVAQVGAVLMDQVA, encoded by the coding sequence ATGAAATCACGAGACCTCCAGCGCATCTGGTGGGATTGGCTGAGCACGGCAGAGCGGATCAACCGCACATTGGCCGAGCAGACCGCCGCCCTCACCCTGCGCGAAGTTGGAAGAATTGAGAGCATCCAGGAAGACATCACAAGTCAATCGCTGGTGCTGAACGAAATCGACAAGAAAGCCGTGGCCGCAACGCAAGAGCTGGCCGGAGAACTAGGTGTGATGCCTGGTCTTCGAAGCATCGTTGAGGCGCTGTCCCCAGCCGAAGCACGTCAAGTCGAATCGTTGGCAAAGCGCGTTGAAATCGTGGGTGAAAACCTGAAGGAACGATTGGACCGCAATCGAAAGCTGATTGAGAGCGAACTGACTTACGTTGGCGGCACTCTGGCGCTGATCGCCAAAGTGGCTCAAGAGCAGCAGACACCGTTTGCCGTGGCTCAGGTTGGCGCGGTACTGATGGACCAAGTCGCTTAA
- a CDS encoding flagellar basal body P-ring protein FlgI: MKFHKLFLFAIFLGLTHQTVHAQAGGGTVTPIDGPSASDLNAALEIEKNGIEVRIKDVARFRGVRRNQIMGYGLIVGLEGTGDTKKTPFTATLLANAMKNFGTMIDPTQLDAKNVATVAITADLPPFSSPGNALDVTVQSIGDAKSLQGGYLLQAPLYGASDKENAIAVAQGAVSIGGFNVSSGGASVQKNHVNVGRVISGAIIERTIPFQLVYSGRMYVELDEGDLTTANRVASRIRELRPELNPSAIDGGTIQLNLPQGWDPVQTMSMVETMTVKVDIPALVVVNERTGTIVMGANVKLGPAVVSQGSLQIVIQDYNDISQPNPLSNGTTQPVKNTEVGATEDTAQVGMIGPVTTIADLARVFQALKVSPRDIISILQALKEQGSLKARIKVQ, from the coding sequence ATGAAGTTTCACAAGCTATTTCTCTTCGCGATTTTCTTGGGGCTTACGCACCAAACCGTCCACGCTCAGGCGGGCGGCGGCACGGTGACTCCAATCGACGGACCAAGTGCCTCTGACCTCAATGCGGCGCTCGAGATCGAGAAAAACGGTATTGAAGTTCGCATCAAAGATGTCGCCCGGTTCCGCGGTGTCCGCCGAAACCAGATCATGGGTTATGGCCTGATCGTGGGATTGGAAGGCACTGGAGATACGAAGAAGACGCCATTCACCGCGACGCTCTTGGCGAACGCGATGAAGAACTTTGGCACGATGATCGATCCAACTCAGCTGGACGCGAAGAACGTGGCGACAGTAGCGATTACGGCAGATCTTCCGCCGTTTTCTTCCCCTGGTAATGCACTCGATGTCACTGTGCAGAGCATCGGTGATGCGAAGTCGCTGCAAGGTGGCTATTTGTTGCAGGCACCGCTCTATGGCGCCAGTGATAAGGAGAACGCGATCGCGGTGGCACAAGGAGCCGTGAGCATCGGTGGGTTCAACGTGAGTTCGGGCGGTGCTTCGGTCCAAAAGAACCATGTGAACGTGGGTCGAGTTATCTCCGGAGCGATTATCGAACGGACGATTCCGTTCCAATTGGTTTATTCAGGCAGGATGTATGTCGAGCTCGACGAAGGTGATTTGACCACTGCAAACCGTGTTGCATCCCGAATTCGAGAATTGCGCCCTGAACTGAACCCATCTGCCATTGATGGCGGGACGATCCAATTGAATCTCCCGCAAGGTTGGGATCCTGTTCAGACCATGAGCATGGTGGAGACCATGACCGTGAAGGTGGATATTCCGGCACTTGTGGTTGTCAACGAGCGCACGGGAACGATCGTAATGGGTGCAAATGTGAAGCTCGGCCCGGCTGTTGTTAGCCAAGGCTCGCTGCAGATTGTGATCCAAGACTACAACGATATCAGTCAGCCAAATCCGTTGAGCAATGGCACTACACAACCGGTGAAGAACACCGAGGTAGGTGCGACCGAAGACACCGCCCAAGTCGGGATGATCGGCCCTGTGACGACCATCGCTGACCTGGCACGTGTGTTCCAAGCGCTCAAGGTTTCGCCACGCGACATCATTTCAATCCTACAAGCACTGAAGGAGCAAGGCTCGCTCAAGGCAAGGATCAAGGTGCAGTGA
- a CDS encoding flagellar basal body L-ring protein FlgH has product MSAIVGIALASSAFSQVIDKNATTDETTGSAWSDQVINPLLDRTARKVGDLITILISESSVASFAATTSTSKTDDNSVGQSVLKGLFSFLDLGTNKTTNSSGKSNGTGTTTQNGTLRARLTAEVISVSPNGNLVIEGRRLIQVNKDTQTFKLTGVIRRDDISPDNTVLSESIAQAEIRFAGKGQIADRQRRGILTQMLDWLF; this is encoded by the coding sequence ATGAGCGCGATCGTTGGCATTGCCCTCGCATCGTCCGCGTTTTCTCAAGTTATCGACAAGAACGCGACAACCGACGAGACCACTGGCTCGGCGTGGTCGGACCAAGTCATCAATCCTTTGCTCGATCGAACAGCGCGAAAGGTCGGCGACCTGATCACGATCTTGATCAGTGAATCTAGCGTGGCGAGTTTCGCAGCAACAACAAGCACGAGCAAAACCGACGACAACAGCGTCGGTCAGTCGGTGCTTAAAGGCCTGTTCAGTTTTCTTGATCTTGGTACGAACAAGACAACGAATTCGAGCGGAAAGTCGAATGGCACCGGAACGACCACGCAAAATGGCACCCTCCGTGCGCGGCTAACCGCAGAAGTGATTTCCGTTTCCCCCAACGGCAACTTGGTCATCGAAGGTCGGCGGTTGATTCAAGTCAACAAAGACACTCAGACCTTTAAGCTGACTGGCGTTATTCGCCGGGACGATATCTCGCCAGATAACACAGTTCTGAGCGAGTCGATTGCACAAGCTGAAATCCGATTTGCTGGCAAAGGTCAGATCGCTGATCGCCAACGCCGCGGGATTCTGACCCAAATGCTGGATTGGTTGTTCTGA